The Sesamum indicum cultivar Zhongzhi No. 13 linkage group LG9, S_indicum_v1.0, whole genome shotgun sequence genome segment GGAAATTTGCATAGTTTCTATCTAGtcattctttttattgatatatatatatatatatgtttggcCTTCCTAAAGTTTATGATGTTACCCTAGGAGAGGTTGAAGagagaacaagaagaaaaagagcaaaagaagaaagaaaaagctgAAGCACATCTGTACACAGTCgtcaaagtaatttttttaataatttatttcattgtttCATGCTCGCAATTTTGGTATCATATGGTTGCGTTTCTATAAGAGAATTTATGGTGTTTTCAGGTCGCATGTGATGAAGATTTTGCTTGGCAGATTGGAAGGGatgtattttttgatttagTGGATCATGACAAAGTTAGGAGTTTTCGCGTTCAGAAGCTAATGCCATTTAACAATTTTAAGGTATATAAACCTTGATAAACACAAGCTTCTCTTTTCAATTAGTGGTTGTAGTGCTGTAGGTGTCCTTTCATATAGGAGAAGAACCTAGTGGTCAGAGAAATCACCCTTTGTGATACACTAAGCTCAAACTTTGGAAATGATTGAGATGAACAGGACTAATATTTGAGTGAACTGCAATGAACTTGTTCAATTGGGTGGATATTTGCTTGCATAACTTAATATTGGTTGTATAGGTATGCATAAAGAGGGTATGGACATACTGAAAATGACTTTTGATTTTCACTTGATATATATCCCAATGGGTTTGGTAAATCAGGCTTGGCGGCTTTGGCCTCAAGTTTGTTATGCCTACCAGTTACTTCCCACGGCTGTTCACTGAGGTGCTTCCCCCGGTTTTTGGAATGACACAAGCCAGGCTAGGCCTAGACCAAAAAATCTATTGTGAAAGTAAGCTGGAACAGAAAGAGATGCCCCTCATGCATCCGGGATATATTAATGTGTGGAAGttttggatataaaaatgactGCTCCATGGAACTTCTGCCTTCGGTAGGAAATTCATTATGACAGAGGTTGTGCCTTTAAGGTATAATATCGTGACAGAAACTTAAGGAGTTCAACTGAAGTTAGAACCACTAAGAGTAGGATTACGAATACGAACATCTCATGCTGATTCTGTTTCTTTGAATGGATTTTTATTGCCCATGTGCACAAAAGTTATTTGGTAGTTCCTGAAAGAaactgaagaaaaaaagaaagttgttttgttttccatCATGTTCCAGGTGAGCCATATGTTTTGACAGAACTAACAAAgggaagaaaagagaagaaaaaaaattgatacatgcTTCCGTATTGCTAATACTTTTTGTTCTATTCAAAAGTATATATGAGAAATGTTATAAGTCATGCCTGCCGCAGTGCATCTTCTTCATTGtgtcaaattgaatttgatatgttttgctgctttttgtttttgtgtagTCATTCCTTCTTTTACATGGCAAGTAAAATCCTATGTTTTCTAGGAAGTGCTTACTCTTCTAGTTCAAGCCATTATACATCCTAGTATGTGTTCAATGTAACATGATCGCAGTTGtaaatattgttgtaattgttaatatttaatatcagcTAATTGTAAAGTTAACCCCAGGAAGAGGTTGCAAAAGAATTTGGTGTACCAGTCCAGTTCCAGCGCTTTTGGCTGTGGGCGAAGCGCCAAAACCACACATACCGTCCTAACCGTCCGTTGACACACCTTGAGGAATCACAAACAGTAAGAACTTTTTGCTCATTATGAATATGATCACTTGCCAAATCCTAACATTTCTTCCCTGTCATGTTAACTAATGTATGACGTTGGCTACTTATCTTGTATTTTCTTCCATCTTTATTCTTGAAATCAACAGcattatttgttctttttgcaaactcaattttcttttagctCCTTGTTGGCAATATCATGTGTGATCAGTTGATTAGCTTCAaaccataaatataaaaagatattttttatctaactGGATTGTTTTAGGCCTTCATTCGAGCATTACATTGTTTGTTGACCTATTGCACCTGCATTATGGAGTTACTGATGTCCTCCCCGCACCAggaattcatttttgttcatGTTCTAATATGTCTTGCATGTAGAACTACCGCACGGTTCATGACCTGTATGGTCTTCCAGGCCTTTTATTTCTACTTTCTCAGGAACTCCTGACTAAAACTTAGGCATCCttaaagttttttatttgcatTCGATATGTCAATGCACTGtagtataaaatttacaattctaATATTTCATGTGATTCATTTCAAATGTTTACATGGTTGTAGGTTGGATATTTGAGGGATTTATCTAATAAGGTTCAGAATGCAGAGCTGAGGTTGTTCTTAGAATTAGAGCTTGGACTGGTAATAGAATCTTCCAATACAAGCAGCAGAGGTGCCATTGAGTGTTCATGACTGGTGTTAATGAGTTTCTATGTTGTCATTTAGGATCTGCGTCCTATTCCTCTCCCTGTTAGGACAACAgatgatattttgttattcttCAAGCTTTATGATCCAGAAAAGGAAGAACTTAggtattttcttgttcttgttcttttgcttttgtttgaTCCTAGGCATCAAAACATATccaagaagagaagaaaattaaatatccaTAAAGGGCATAGATGTAAACCATGCCTTTGAGCTTTAATTTGATCTTCATTACATGCCAGATATGCTGGACGACTTTTTGTGAACGGCACTGGAAAGCCAGCAGATATCTTGACTAAACTAAATGAGATGGCAGGATATGCTTCTGATGAAGAAATTGAACTTTACGAGGTTTGTTGCAATATGTCATGCCTAATTTACTGGAAGGGAGCttccaacaacaaaaaaaaaaaaaaggacaataCTGGCAGGGACCATTTTTTACTGGCTCTTTGTGCACCCTTTATAGCTTTCCATTAAATGTTACCTACCACTTAATTCAAGATGTTGCTGTCACTGTTTACTGGGCTTATTGCCGTTCTTTTTAACAGGGATGattattttgtctttcttGAGTTTTTATAGCAAGCTAGAGTCATGTTCTAACAAACCTTTCACCTTGACTGATCTAAGTCGCACTCGCATTAGGGgtctcatttatatattttccttttctgaaATGTGGTGATTTTTGGGctagagagaaagagaaggagGAAACCAATATAACCTATGTGGTTTCGTAATGCTTATGAAAAATCTCCCTCGTGTCTTCCCATTCTGGTTGTTAGGACACTCATTTACAACCTTTGGATTCTAGCTATTTTGCCGCtgtaaaatatcaattaaataggaagaattatattttaagcaATTCCTAAGTAGGTCCAACTTCAACTTGCATGTATTTTATATggtaaagatattttttgttctctgATTCTCAGGAAATAAAGTTTGAGCCGACTGTGATGTGTGAACACATTGACAAGAGATCTACCTTTAGATCTAGCCAGGTACTTTTCAATCATTGTAACACGTATGCTGTGAgtggagaaattatttttgattacTTTTCTGTAACTTCTTGCAGCTTGAGGATGGCGACATAGTTTGCTTTCAGAAGTCAGTCCAAGGTAGCAAGCGACGTCGCTGTCCAGATGTTCCATCATTCTTTGAGTACCGGCATAATCTCCAAGTACCTCTCATAAAATCTTGAGTAATTGTCATTTAGTATCCATCTATGCATATCTTTGTGGGATCTTGTATATTGCACTTCAACATATAGAATTTTGTCCACATCTGTCAAATTCTCATCCTCGTGTTGGTTGTCGTTTGGTATTGTGAATCTTTCTGTGGTGATGGACTGAATGAATACCGGCTTAATTTAAACTTTCTGGCATACGGAAGTTTTTTCAAATGCTCTTAagtttttctgaaaattaccGAGTAATACTTTGATATTTCCTATTTGTTGTGTGGGAAGATTCTGTTCTGCTGGGTACGTCTTCCTGTTCCTGAAGACATTATGTTGCAGGTTATTCATTTTCGGTCCCTAGAAAAGCCTAAGGAGGATGAATTTTGCTTACAACTGTAAGTGCAATTTAGTAAACACATTATGGAAACAGCAAGCTATCAGTTTTTATCTTGGTTGGTCACACTAGTCTGTTCATTAATTGCATTGCCAATATGTAGGTCGAAGCTTGATACATATGATGAAGTTGTTGGAAGGGTAGCTCACCAACTTGGAGTAGATGATCCTTCTAAAATTAGGCTTACATCACACAACTCATACTCTCAGCAACCAAAACCTAATCCTATAAAGTATCGAGGGGTAGATAATTTGTTTGACATGTTGCTGCATTACAATCAGGTAAGCCATAACCCAAAGCTGAGAGTCAGACTTCATATGTAGAAGACGTGGACATTAACTGACTCTGTTATTTGTTCAGACTTCTGATATATTGTACTATGAAATCTTGGATATGCCTCTGCCGGAATTGCAAGGTTTAAGAACACTAAAAGTAGCTTTCCGTCATGCCACAAACAATGAAGTGAGTAAGCGACATTGGAGGTGGACTTTGTGCGTATTAGTATAAGCTTCACGCACATGCATTCTGGTATTTAAATgtttaacaatattttctcCCATTCTTTCTAATGTCTAGATGGagatttataatattagaCTGCCGAAAGAAAGCACCGTAGCGGATGTTCTTAGTGATCTCAGGATGAAGGTGATCTATTGGACTAATAATattggtttattttatttcagaaattaagTGGGTACATTCATCAGAAGTGGAATTTTGTctgtctttatttttttatgtaggATTAACTTATTTTTCGCGCTCTTGTCACTAGCATAGCTTCCTTTGATTTAAGTGGCACCATGTTACACAGGCCGAGCTATCTCATCCAAATGTAGAACTTAGATTGCTGGAGGTATTCACCCACAGGATCTACAAGGTATTGCactcaaaattcttttatatttgattcttcttttttccttctctgATCTTGATACTAAAAGAGTATGAATATACTCTTCTTAAGTTCCCATGATACAATTGAAATGGTTAATCTCACATTATCTGTGCCTATAATGTGGCATTTGGGTCATAGAGCACATAGCATGACTTGGGAAGACTTGGGTCATAACAATTTAGGGGTTCATcgactaaaaataaattttacccaTTATTcgataaaattggaaaattgtCCATGAATCATGAAGATACTAAACTGGTGGCTTTTCATTTGAGATATGGATTAAGATGAAAAATAGTTTGGGGTCTTTCAAGAatcaatttgttcatttatgaTTTAGGTATTTACATTTAGACATTTTCAGTATGTCCCTGAGGTGGtcataattagaatataacAGAATATTTTGCAAACAAGGCCCCACATACCTGCCACCTGTCGAGGTCTCGAGCATGACTACATCCAATTTGGTCTACATAACACTCTACTCTGATTCAGGATGATGATGTCCTTGCTTTATGGGTTTGCTATGGTCTGATTCACTTGTGATGAATTGTTTACTTTCTTTCCAAATGGATGAGCAGTTTTGCCATACCGGGAAAGGAAATTAAAGCccatcaatttgttttctgcTTTATACACTGCTGTAACATTCTAATTcgcatttaatttattgggaAATTAATGCTTTCAAAGTTCTCTTACTGACTTGGCATTTTTGCAGATATTTCCATCCAGTGAAAATATAGAGAGCATAAATGACAATTACTGGACTTTACGGGCAGAAGAGGTTTGCTCTCTCCATCTGTGTGTGTATTGTTTGGGTggtgggtgggtggggggtatgtgtgtgtacaTACTCACCCATGTAAGTGCTTACCGTTTTTGGTCATGCATGTggtcaaagaaaatatatgggGTAATTGCGAGCTTTATTAGTAGAATGCTTAATAGGCTGctgcatttttcccttttatagtggTTAGGTATCAGCATTGTTTGTCTTGATTTGCATGCTCCTATGCTTAAAAGTTTTGGGCCATGCATGTGTCTaggaaaatttatttgtactAGTGTTCCTTATTACTGGGGTATCATTGATAGGCCGTGGCGCTTACTCTTTGAAAGTGGCTTCTGTTGGCATTATTCATCTTCACCATAAACATCTGTATTTCctgctaatttatttttgcagatacccgaggaagaaaaaaatcttGGTCCACATGATTTCTTGATTCATGTATATCACTTCATGAATGAGGAAAATCAAAACCAGATGGTAAGATTTGATATTTCCTTAACCAGTAGTTTCGCACACATGCGCATCTGTTCTGGCTGAAGTTCTATACTTGGAAAACTGTCCAAAAAATGCACTTCTCCTTGCTCTTTCCATTTGCAATTTGCCATGATATTTCACTTTGTGgcagaaaattcaaaactttgGAGAACCATTTTTAATGGTCATTCGTGAGGATGAGATTTTAGCTCATGTGAAGATCCGTGTACAGAAGAAGTTGCATGTTCCAGATGAAGAGTTCTCTAAGGTTGTATGCTCTTactgaattccattaatttctTTAAGTGATTGCTCAATTATACTGGCTTCAGTGGCTTACAAATACCATGTCTTGCTCTCTCTGGATACTTGTTGACTGCTAACTATCCACATTTTCTGTAACTTCTACTATTTTACTTCTCATATTCCCATCTATTCTGGGCAGTGGAAATTTGCTTTTGTTGCACAAGGTCGAGCTGATTACCTTCAGGATTCAGACATTCTGTTCAGTCATTTCCAGGTCTTACCCTCtcttacaaaaacaaataaaccaCTTTCGTCTGTTTTGCATACTCTAACATCTTTTCGTAATGTCCTTATTTAATGATTATGAATCTTAGAGCCTACAGAGAAGTGGCATTTATGTTGCTTGGGAGCAGTATCTTGGATTAGAGCACTCAGATAACTCCCCGAAAAGGTCTATTGGAGCAAATCAGGTAGTGTTTGTACCTGTACTGATCCAATTCTTCTGGTCCTGTTTTCATTCGGTGGTCTAAGTTGCGTCTGTTGCTCATTGATACTAACCTTGTATAAAGATGCTGGAAACATTTCTGGCTGAGCTGTTTGACATGTCAAAAGATTAAATGATGAAATGTCAATACAACAAAAAGGAGGTCCTCAACATCCCTGGTGGATTCTGCACTCTGTGTGGTCTAAATTGTGTTCCTTTCTTGCTTCCAGAACGAGAGTGTATCCATCTTGGAACAGCCTTCACTGTgctataataatatgataatcCTAGTTTGGAGTATGATCCCACCGCTGGTGATGTCTAGTTCCTTATTAATCTAGAGATACTTTATGTGCATTGTAATCTGCAAACATAAATGCAAGGTGTCTGCAGTAATTTCGCTTTCTTGCCTAAAATAAGTCTCTTAACTCGTGTATAGTGATGAGCTATAGGGGATGTTGGATCGCAGCTTCTTAGAACCCTTGGATGAAAGCTTTAGCTTATAATATGACTTCTGGCTGCCTTATTTTTTTCGAGAAAATGAAAGTGGACACTGTAGCACAATGCGTCCTTCTGTTTTAGTTAATGAGTAGGATGCACTAATATCTGAGATCACCAATTCTTTTCCAGTATCGTCCGTCGCATGAGAAAGCTGTGAAGATATACAATTGAGAGGGTACCGGCAACAGCAATTCTTGCATGGTTGATTGTTGACAGTCATCAGCAGGTAGCATTCTCTCTCCGCACACAAGTTGGGAGAACACCTCATGGCCATGGGTGCAAGTCAGAATTCAATTATACATCTATAGGAATATTAGTTCCGGTGAGCTCTGCTTGTCTGATGTACATACAAGGGTTCCCTCTGTGGGATGTTTATACTGCAAAAGGTCGATCCAGTTGAGTACGGACTTATTCAAGGTTCATATTTCACATGTAACTTGGTTGTACATGTCCAAGCTGGGTTTGCTGTGACCATGATTCGTGTTAATTAGGTTTGCTAAAGGAATTTTGGCTTGTGTATACAACTGCTACAGAAAGGGTCGTCGAGATTTCCTTTTGTTGTATAGGATTTTGAGGTCTACAAACGAAACAATTGGGTTCATCTGTGAAATTGTAAAGAGAAAGGGGCTTCATGGGGATGTCTTGTATTCTCGAGTCTTTTTGACTGATATCAGAGTGACTGATGAGTTTTCGCATCTAAGTTGGGTTTTGAGTATTTGCTGCACCACTCCTTTTTCTACGTGTGTTGATGATATGCTATTATTACTAATGAAGATAGGGAGTAATTGTGCAATGATATAGCCTTAGGTATCATTTTAcggtatttttttatttttctcagaaacaattacatctaatatatatatatacacacactagATATTGTGGCACGTagtatcaaaattatcattttaagtctaaaaatcctttttcttttattaaacaactcataatttgttcttttatattaaaattttacattgcTTTACAACTCCACATACAAAAATTGtctgacaattttttttaatgcattaattcaatatatattacttaaattaaattaaaaaatgatacttAATTTGTACAACATGTGTTATATTGGTAACAATgactatatacatacaaaacaaaaagtaatatactttttcaattttaattaacaataaacttaaataaaatagaataaatttaattttgagcatatataattacatagaattaattttttcgaaTAAACTTGATTGAGTAGTTAATTTAACATGAGTGGGGAAGTTGAAagatatttttggtaataaaataatttggtgtAATAGTATGAAAACTACCACTTTATAGTTATAAACACTTTTCCCTTTATAATAGTACTAGTTGTTGTGGTACGTCCTTCctgtgtgcatataataaataatatttatattttaaaatacattatgaataaaataaaatatatataaactaacacatcatatttctaaa includes the following:
- the LOC105170988 gene encoding ubiquitin carboxyl-terminal hydrolase 12 isoform X2 — translated: MTAMDPPAPNEQEDEDMLVPRSDLVEGPQPMEAPEATGNTAGSQPEEDPQTAKFTWRVENFSRLNVKKLYSGIYELGDYKWRILIFPKGNNADYLSMYLDVGDSTTLPYGWTRYAHFSLAVVNQVHSKYSVRKETQHQFNARENDWGFTSFMPLSELYDPSRGYLVNDTCVVEAEVAVYKAMDPWLYDSKKETGFVGLKNQGATCYMNSLLQTLYHIPYFRKVVYHMPTNVNDMPSASIPLALQSLFYKLQYSDNSVATKELTKSFGWDTYDAFLQHDVQELNRVLCEKLEEKMKRTVVEGAIQQLFEGHHINYIDCINVDYKSSRKESFYDLQLDVKGCRDVYASFDKYVEVEHLDGDNKYHAEQYGLQDAKKGVLFVDFPPVLQLHLKRFEYDFVRDIMVKINDRYEFPLQLDLDRDNGKYLSPEADRRVRNLYTLHSVLVHSGGVHGGHYYAFIRPTLSSQWYKFDDERVTKEDMNKALEELYGGEEEHLMQTNPGINNTPFRFTKHSNAYMLVYIRESDKHKIMCNVDEKDIAEHLRERLKREQEEKEQKKKEKAEAHLYTVVKVACDEDFAWQIGRDVFFDLVDHDKVRSFRVQKLMPFNNFKEEVAKEFGVPVQFQRFWLWAKRQNHTYRPNRPLTHLEESQTVGYLRDLSNKVQNAELRLFLELELGLDLRPIPLPVRTTDDILLFFKLYDPEKEELRYAGRLFVNGTGKPADILTKLNEMAGYASDEEIELYEEIKFEPTVMCEHIDKRSTFRSSQLEDGDIVCFQKSVQGSKRRRCPDVPSFFEYRHNLQVIHFRSLEKPKEDEFCLQLSKLDTYDEVVGRVAHQLGVDDPSKIRLTSHNSYSQQPKPNPIKYRGVDNLFDMLLHYNQTSDILYYEILDMPLPELQGLRTLKVAFRHATNNEMEIYNIRLPKESTVADVLSDLRMKAELSHPNVELRLLEVFTHRIYKIFPSSENIESINDNYWTLRAEEIPEEEKNLGPHDFLIHVYHFMNEENQNQMKIQNFGEPFLMVIREDEILAHVKIRVQKKLHVPDEEFSKWKFAFVAQGRADYLQDSDILFSHFQRSGIYVAWEQYLGLEHSDNSPKRSIGANQYRPSHEKAVKIYN
- the LOC105170988 gene encoding ubiquitin carboxyl-terminal hydrolase 12 isoform X3, whose amino-acid sequence is MTAMDPPAPNEQEDEDMLVPRSDLVEGPQPMEAPEATGNTAGSQPEEDPQTAKFTWRVENFSRLNVKKLYSGIYELGDYKWRILIFPKGNNADYLSMYLDVGDSTTLPYGWTRYAHFSLAVVNQVHSKYSVRKETQHQFNARENDWGFTSFMPLSELYDPSRGYLVNDTCVVEAEVAVYKAMDPWLYDSKKETGFVGLKNQGATCYMNSLLQTLYHIPYFRKVVYHMPTNVNDMPSASIPLALQSLFYKLQYSDNSVATKELTKSFGWDTYDAFLQHDVQELNRVLCEKLEEKMKRTVVEGAIQQLFEGHHINYIDCINVDYKSSRKESFYDLQLDVKGCRDVYASFDKYVEVEHLDGDNKYHAEQYGLQDAKKGVLFVDFPPVLQLHLKRFEYDFVRDIMVKINDRYEFPLQLDLDRDNGKYLSPEADRRVRNLYTLHSVLVHSGGVHGGHYYAFIRPTLSSQWYKFDDERVTKEDMNKALEELYGGEEETNPGINNTPFRFTKHSNAYMLVYIRESDKHKIMCNVDEKDIAEHLRERLKREQEEKEQKKKEKAEAHLYTVVKVACDEDFAWQIGRDVFFDLVDHDKVRSFRVQKLMPFNNFKEEVAKEFGVPVQFQRFWLWAKRQNHTYRPNRPLTHLEESQTVGYLRDLSNKVQNAELRLFLELELGLDLRPIPLPVRTTDDILLFFKLYDPEKEELRYAGRLFVNGTGKPADILTKLNEMAGYASDEEIELYEEIKFEPTVMCEHIDKRSTFRSSQLEDGDIVCFQKSVQGSKRRRCPDVPSFFEYRHNLQVIHFRSLEKPKEDEFCLQLSKLDTYDEVVGRVAHQLGVDDPSKIRLTSHNSYSQQPKPNPIKYRGVDNLFDMLLHYNQTSDILYYEILDMPLPELQGLRTLKVAFRHATNNEMEIYNIRLPKESTVADVLSDLRMKAELSHPNVELRLLEVFTHRIYKIFPSSENIESINDNYWTLRAEEIPEEEKNLGPHDFLIHVYHFMNEENQNQMKIQNFGEPFLMVIREDEILAHVKIRVQKKLHVPDEEFSKWKFAFVAQGRADYLQDSDILFSHFQSLQRSGIYVAWEQYLGLEHSDNSPKRSIGANQYRPSHEKAVKIYN
- the LOC105170988 gene encoding ubiquitin carboxyl-terminal hydrolase 12 isoform X1 codes for the protein MTAMDPPAPNEQEDEDMLVPRSDLVEGPQPMEAPEATGNTAGSQPEEDPQTAKFTWRVENFSRLNVKKLYSGIYELGDYKWRILIFPKGNNADYLSMYLDVGDSTTLPYGWTRYAHFSLAVVNQVHSKYSVRKETQHQFNARENDWGFTSFMPLSELYDPSRGYLVNDTCVVEAEVAVYKAMDPWLYDSKKETGFVGLKNQGATCYMNSLLQTLYHIPYFRKVVYHMPTNVNDMPSASIPLALQSLFYKLQYSDNSVATKELTKSFGWDTYDAFLQHDVQELNRVLCEKLEEKMKRTVVEGAIQQLFEGHHINYIDCINVDYKSSRKESFYDLQLDVKGCRDVYASFDKYVEVEHLDGDNKYHAEQYGLQDAKKGVLFVDFPPVLQLHLKRFEYDFVRDIMVKINDRYEFPLQLDLDRDNGKYLSPEADRRVRNLYTLHSVLVHSGGVHGGHYYAFIRPTLSSQWYKFDDERVTKEDMNKALEELYGGEEEHLMQTNPGINNTPFRFTKHSNAYMLVYIRESDKHKIMCNVDEKDIAEHLRERLKREQEEKEQKKKEKAEAHLYTVVKVACDEDFAWQIGRDVFFDLVDHDKVRSFRVQKLMPFNNFKEEVAKEFGVPVQFQRFWLWAKRQNHTYRPNRPLTHLEESQTVGYLRDLSNKVQNAELRLFLELELGLDLRPIPLPVRTTDDILLFFKLYDPEKEELRYAGRLFVNGTGKPADILTKLNEMAGYASDEEIELYEEIKFEPTVMCEHIDKRSTFRSSQLEDGDIVCFQKSVQGSKRRRCPDVPSFFEYRHNLQVIHFRSLEKPKEDEFCLQLSKLDTYDEVVGRVAHQLGVDDPSKIRLTSHNSYSQQPKPNPIKYRGVDNLFDMLLHYNQTSDILYYEILDMPLPELQGLRTLKVAFRHATNNEMEIYNIRLPKESTVADVLSDLRMKAELSHPNVELRLLEVFTHRIYKIFPSSENIESINDNYWTLRAEEIPEEEKNLGPHDFLIHVYHFMNEENQNQMKIQNFGEPFLMVIREDEILAHVKIRVQKKLHVPDEEFSKWKFAFVAQGRADYLQDSDILFSHFQSLQRSGIYVAWEQYLGLEHSDNSPKRSIGANQYRPSHEKAVKIYN